CCATCGCTGGAGATACAGGTGGCGCGATTAAAGGAAATATTATCGATGTTTACTTCCCAAATGAATCAAGTTGCTATTCATGGGGGCGACGTTCGGTAAAGATCACGATTTTATAAATAAATCCTATCAAAAAGAGTCTTTTACATCATGCAATGCAGCTATATTTTTTAAGAAGCTTGCCAGAATTCGGAAGTGGAGCGTACGATTGTATGTGAGAACCGGAAGTCTGGCAAGCTTCTTAAGTGTGAATGCTTGTCATCGATTTATTTTGTTTATGTTCCAGACTTTTTTCGATGATGGTTAAATTAGCTGTCGTGTGTTATGATAATAATACTTATTTTGTAAAGGACGAAACAGATGGAAAAACCAGTAATTGAACAAATCATCGTCGTTGAAGGGCGCGATGATACAACCGCAATCCGGCGTGCAGTCATTGCTGATACGATTGAGACAAATGGTTCTGCAGTAAATAAAGAAACCATCGAAAAAGTACGGTTAGCCGTCCAAAAGCGCGGTGTTATTATTTTAACTGATCCTGATTTTCCAGGAGAAAAAATCCGCAAAACGGTTGACCAAGCTGTTCCTTTCTGTAGCCATGCTTTTATTAGTAAAAAAGACGCTTTGCCTGAGCGAGGAAAAGGACTTGGTGTTGAACATGCTTCAGTCGAAGTAATTCGCGAAGCTTTACGTAATTTCCATAGTACAAAACGAACTGAAACCACGCAAAGCATCCCACAACGAGCTTTAATTGAATATGGCTTACTTGGTGGTACCCATGCAAAAACTCGCCGTATGAAGCTTGGAGAGTTGCTTAAAATCGGTTATGCAAACGGCAAACAACTATCTGCCCGTTTAAAAGCATTCCAGATTTCTGATTCCGCTTTTAAAGAAGCCATTGAAAAAGTGATTCAGGAGGAAAAACATGACTAAAGATATTGCAACACCTATTCGCACAACTGAAATTTTAAAAAAATATAATTTTCTCTTCAAAAAAAGCTTAGGCCAAAATTTCTTAATTGATCGCAATATTTTAAGAAGAATCACTGAAACAGCAGGGTTAACCAAAGAAATGAATGTTATTGAAATTGGCCCGGGCATTGGTGCACTAACGGAACAACTGGCTAAAGTATCCAAACAAGTTATCGCGTTTGAAATTGATCAACGCTTGCTTCCGATTCTTTCGGATACATTGTATGATTACGACAATGTAGCTATTGTGCATGCTGATATTTTAAAAACAGATATCATGCAAGTAATGGCTGAGCACTTTGAAGATACAACAGCACCGCTTAAAGTCGTTGCCAATTTACCTTATTATGTCACAACACCTATTATTTTACAGCTTTTGCATGCTCATTTGCCAATAGATACCATGACATTCATGCTGCAAAAAGAAGTGGCTGATCGAATAAGTGCAATACCAGGAACAAAAAGCTACGGCAGCTTATCGATTGCTATCCAATTTTACATGAAAGCAGAGTTGGCCTTTATTGTACCGAAAACAGTATTTATGCCCCAACCAAATGTCGATTCTGCGGTTATTCATTTGACGAAAAGAAAAACCCCTGCAGCAGAGGTGAACAGTGAATCGTTTTTCTTT
This DNA window, taken from Listeria sp. PSOL-1, encodes the following:
- the rsmA gene encoding 16S rRNA (adenine(1518)-N(6)/adenine(1519)-N(6))-dimethyltransferase RsmA, encoding MTKDIATPIRTTEILKKYNFLFKKSLGQNFLIDRNILRRITETAGLTKEMNVIEIGPGIGALTEQLAKVSKQVIAFEIDQRLLPILSDTLYDYDNVAIVHADILKTDIMQVMAEHFEDTTAPLKVVANLPYYVTTPIILQLLHAHLPIDTMTFMLQKEVADRISAIPGTKSYGSLSIAIQFYMKAELAFIVPKTVFMPQPNVDSAVIHLTKRKTPAAEVNSESFFFEVTRSAFAQRRKTLWNNLAVRFPEIKKQKDKITSELAAIGIDLTRRGETLSIQEFALLSNFLGKFCEQI
- the rnmV gene encoding ribonuclease M5 codes for the protein MEKPVIEQIIVVEGRDDTTAIRRAVIADTIETNGSAVNKETIEKVRLAVQKRGVIILTDPDFPGEKIRKTVDQAVPFCSHAFISKKDALPERGKGLGVEHASVEVIREALRNFHSTKRTETTQSIPQRALIEYGLLGGTHAKTRRMKLGELLKIGYANGKQLSARLKAFQISDSAFKEAIEKVIQEEKHD